CGCGAGCCTCCGCTCGAACGGCGCCTGCGCCTTGCGGAAAGCGCGGATCTCCTCGTAACCGTGCTGCACCTCGGCCACGCCGTAGCGGATCGTCAGCGGCGACGGCATGAACATCGCTTCCAGGGTGGGATTGTCGTTGGCGAGCAGCGCCGCCTCGTAGGCTTCGAACACGGCCGTGGCCTGCGCCAGCGTCTCCGAATCGTTCACGACCATCATCGGCCTGCCTCCTTGCGTGCCAGCATCCGGTCGCGCAGCCGGCCGAGGAACGGGATCGTCTCGAACTGGTCGGCCCGCACCATGTCCCACGTCACGCCGGCAGGCCGCGGCATGGCATTGCGCGTCTCGATCAGCTCGACCTCGGTGGCGACGAAGTCGAGCGGACTGTCATGCGCCTCGATCACCACCTGCTCGTCGGCAACGATCTGCAGCGAATGGACCGTCGTGGCCATCGGCGTCGTGGCGCCGACGATACCCAGTTCGCGGAAGATTCCGGTTTCGAGGTCCGCGAATCCTGCCCCCTTG
The nucleotide sequence above comes from Aquibium microcysteis. Encoded proteins:
- the hpxZ gene encoding oxalurate catabolism protein HpxZ, which produces MVVNDSETLAQATAVFEAYEAALLANDNPTLEAMFMPSPLTIRYGVAEVQHGYEEIRAFRKAQAPFERRLARTVITTYGTDFAIASTLFFRDDFPGEVGRQMQTWVRTGDGWKVAAAHVSMMPDPTAGSR